A genomic segment from Poecilia reticulata strain Guanapo linkage group LG3, Guppy_female_1.0+MT, whole genome shotgun sequence encodes:
- the slc38a8b gene encoding putative sodium-coupled neutral amino acid transporter 8 produces MEELARESISLLARSASLADPPRLGSFGAVFIMLKSALGAGLLNFPWAFGKAGGVNTSITVELVSLVFLISGLVILGYASSVSRQKTYQDVVREVCGRAVGQLCEVCFCFNLFMISVAFLVVVQDQLEKLCISLYETVTGSSEADMPYHWYTDQRFALFIMCLLIILPLSIPKEIGIQKYTSVLGTLAATYLCVAVVVKYYLMDSHRILYPEQSRGVSSWASMFSVVPTICFGFQCHEACIAIYSSMENQKLLHWVAISVLSMFFCLLTYTLTGVYGFLTFGQGVASDILMSYPGNDVVMIISRLLFGVSIITIYPIILLLGRSVILNLVLRLQRNRWGVVTHSFESRCRVVLTVAWISFTLLIAMFVPDMADVISVIGGISAFFIFIFPGLCLVFTMQAEDVSPRLRDILTIWGIVTIVVGAFIFGQSTTIAVMEIFHKFKA; encoded by the exons ATGGAGGAGCTGGCCCGGGAGAGCATCAGCCTGCTGGCCAGGTCTGCATCTTTAGCCGATCCCCCGAGGCTCGGCTCGTTCGGAGCGGTGTTCATCATGCTGAAGTCCGCGCTGGGAGCGGGACTGCTCAACTTCCCCTGGGCTTTTGGGAAGGCTGGGGGTGTGAACACCTCCATCACTGTGGAGCTT gtgtCTCTGGTGTTCCTCATCAGCGGTCTGGTCATCCTGGGTTATGCGTCGTCCGTCAGCAGACAGAAGACCTATCAGGACGTAGTGAGGGAGGTGTGTGGACGAGCTGTGGGTCAGCTCTGTGAAGTCTGCTTTTGCTTCAACCTCTTCATGATAAGCGTCGCCTTCCTGGTGGTGGTGCAAGACCAACTGGAAAAAC tgTGTATTTCTTTATACGAGACTGTGACCGGATCAAGTGAGGCAGACATGCCTTACCACTGGTACACTGACCAGCGCTTCGCCCTCTTCATCATGTGTCTTCTCATCATCCTGCCTCTGTCCATCCCAAAAGAAATCGGCATACAGAAATACACAAG TGTACTAGGGACGCTTGCTGCTACGTATCTCTGTGTCGCAGTCGTTGTTAAGTATTATCTAATGGACAGCCACAGGATTCTTTACCCAGAGCAAAGCCGAGG AGTCAGTTCCTGGGCCTCCATGTTTAGTGTGGTACCAACCATTTGCTTTGGCTTCCAG TGCCATGAAGCCTGTATAGCAATCTACAGCAGTATGGAGAACCAGAAGCTCCTCCACTGGGTGGCCATCTCTGTGCTctccatgtttttctgcttgctCACTTACACTCTGACTG GTGTGTATGGCTTCTTGACCTTTGGGCAAGGCGTAGCCTCAGATATTCTGATGTCATATCCTGGAAATGACGTGGTGATGATCATCTCCAGGCTGCTGTTTGGAGTATCGATTATCACGATATATCCCATTATTCTTCTGCTGGGGAG ATCTGTGATCCTGAACCTGGTGCTACGACTTCAAAGAAATCGTTGGGGAGTGGTCACTCATTCGTTTGAGAGTCGCTGCAGAGTCGTTCTGACGGTGGCCTGGATCTCCTTCACGCTTCTGATTGCCATGTTTGTCCCAGACATGGCCGATGTCATCAGCGTCATTGGAGGAATTAGTgccttcttcatcttcatcttcccTG GTCTTTGCTTAGTGTTCACAATGCAAGCTGAAGATGTCTCCCCAAGACTCCG GGACATTTTAACCATCTGGGGCATTGTAACAATCGTGGTTGGAGCTTTCATCTTTGGACAGAGCACCACCATTGCTGTGATGGAGATTTTCCACAAGTTCAAAGCTTAA